CGCGGGGCTGTACTTCGCTTTGCGCGCCGCCGAACACGGCCGCGTCGTGGTGGTCACCAAGAAGCGGCCAGACGACACCGCCACCGCGATGGCTCAGGGCGGCGTCGCGGCGGTGTTCGGCCCCGACGACTCGATCGAACAGCACGTGCGCGACACGATCACCGTCGGCGACGGGCTGTGCCGCGAAGCGATCGTCCGCATCACGGTGTCCGAGGGGCCCGCCCACGTCGAACAACTCGCGCGGCTCGGGGCGCGCTTCGACACCACCGACGCCGGCGAACTCGAGCTCGGCCGCGAAGGCGGGCACACCCGGCGCCGCGTCGTCCACCACAAGGACACCACCGGCGCCGAGATCGAGCGCGCCCTGCTCGCCGCAGTGCGCGCCCACGACCGGATCGAGATCCGCGACCACCACATCGCGGTCGACCTGTTGTCGATGGCCAAGTACGGCGAGGAGCCGGCGTGCTTCGGCGCGTACGTGCTCGACGCGCACACTCTCGAGGTCGTGCCGATCGTTGCGCGCGCCACGGTCTTGGCGAGCGGCGGTGCGGGCAAGGTCTACATCTACACGTCCAACCCGGACGTCGCCACCGGCGACGGCGTCGCCATGGCGTACCGCATCGGCGCCGACATCGCCAACATGGAGTTCGTCCAGTTCCACCCGACCGTGCTGTACCACCCGCACGCCAAGTCGTTCCTCATTTCCGAGGCGCTGCGCGGCGAAGGCGGCATCCTGCGCCGCGCCGACGGCAGCACGTTCATGGAGCACTACCATCCGATGAAGTCGCTCGCGCCTCGAGACGTGGTCGCGCGGGCGATCGACCACGAGATCAAGAAGACCGGCTCCGAGTCGGTGCTGCTCGACGTCACCCACCTGGACGCCGAATTCGTCAAACGCCGGTTCCCCAACATCTACGAGCGATGCCTCGCGCTCGGCATCGACATCACGCGCCAGCCGATCCCGGTCGTGCCGGCCGCGCACTATCTGTGCGGCGGTGTCCTCACGGACGAGCACGGACGCACGAGCGTGCCGCACCTGTACGCGATCGGCGAGACCGCATGCACCGGGCTGCACGGCGCCTGCCGGCTCGCGTCCAACTCGCTGCTCGAGGGGCTCGTATTCGGCGCGCGCGCCGCCGAGGCGGCCCGCGACGAACCGCGCATCGGCCCGAAGCGGGTGGCGCCGTGGACGTCTGGCGACGCGACCGACTCCAACGACGCGATCGTCGTCGCGCTCAACTGGGACGAAATTCGCCGGTTCATGTGGTCGTACGTCGGCATCGTGCGCAGCAACAAGCGCATCGAGCGCGCGCGCCGCCGCATCGAGCTGTTGCGGCAGGAGATCAACGAGTACTACTGGGACTTCAAGGTCACGCCGGACATCGTCGAGTTGCGCAACCTCGCGCTCGTCGCGCACCTGATCATCGAAAGCGCACACCGGCGCAAGGAGTCGCGCGGGCTCCACTACACGGTCGACTACCCCGCCAAGGACCCGCGGTACGCGTGCGACACGGTGCTCAACCGGGCGCGCGACAACGTCGCGGCCCGCTGACCGCCCGGCGTGTCCGTTCACGCAGCGGTACGTGAACATTCCGCCACATCGTCCGCGCAACAGCCTGAAATTACGTCATCCAGCGCGCTGGCATCGCGCTCGCAACATCCCCGGGCGACAGCTGGGCGAAGCAATTTGACAAGACGGACGGCCACGCGTCGCCCAGGCCCGCCGGGGATGGTCCCCGGCGGGTTTGTTTTTGCCCGCGGCCGGCGGCCCGCCGCGCGCCCGCGGCCGGATTCGCGCTACAACAGCGGCACCGTGCGCCGTCCGACCCTCGCCGCCGCGCTGCTCGCCGCCACCGTTCAGTGGGCGTGCGGCGGCGCGGCGCCGAGCGAACCGCGCGCGGCCGACGGAGTCCGCGCCTACCTCGCCGCCGCGCGCACGGGCGACGCAGCAGCCGCGTGGGCCCTGCTCGCCGACGACGTGCGCCGCGCGCTGCGGCACGACCAGTTCGTCGCGGCGTGGCGCGCGTTCGCGCGCGAGCGCAGGCGGCAGGTCCGCGATCTCGCCGGCGCGGTCGCCGACGGGCGCGACGTCGACGAGCGCGCCACCGTGGTCTACGCGGACGGCACGCGCGTCGGCCTGCGCTACGAGCGCGGCCGCTGGCACATCGACACGCCGCTCGTGGCGGGCGCCGCCGCGCCGACCGCCGCCGATGCCATCGCAAGGTTCGCCGCCGCGCTCGACGACCGCGACTACGCGGGCGCGATCGCGCTGCTGAGCGAGCGCCGCCGCGCGGCGCTCAATCGCTTCGTCGACGAGTTTGCCGGCAGCCTGCGCGATCAGTCCGCGCGGGATGCGATTCAGTTCACGGGGGACGACCGCGCGGTGTTCGAGTGGGACGCCGACGGGACGCGCTACCGCATCTTCGTCGTCCGCGAGGGCGACCAGTGGCGCATCGACGACTTCGACGTTCAGCCCGCGCCGCAGCC
Above is a genomic segment from Deltaproteobacteria bacterium containing:
- a CDS encoding L-aspartate oxidase; amino-acid sequence: MNSIETDYLVVGSGIAGLYFALRAAEHGRVVVVTKKRPDDTATAMAQGGVAAVFGPDDSIEQHVRDTITVGDGLCREAIVRITVSEGPAHVEQLARLGARFDTTDAGELELGREGGHTRRRVVHHKDTTGAEIERALLAAVRAHDRIEIRDHHIAVDLLSMAKYGEEPACFGAYVLDAHTLEVVPIVARATVLASGGAGKVYIYTSNPDVATGDGVAMAYRIGADIANMEFVQFHPTVLYHPHAKSFLISEALRGEGGILRRADGSTFMEHYHPMKSLAPRDVVARAIDHEIKKTGSESVLLDVTHLDAEFVKRRFPNIYERCLALGIDITRQPIPVVPAAHYLCGGVLTDEHGRTSVPHLYAIGETACTGLHGACRLASNSLLEGLVFGARAAEAARDEPRIGPKRVAPWTSGDATDSNDAIVVALNWDEIRRFMWSYVGIVRSNKRIERARRRIELLRQEINEYYWDFKVTPDIVELRNLALVAHLIIESAHRRKESRGLHYTVDYPAKDPRYACDTVLNRARDNVAAR